A window of Opitutus sp. ER46 contains these coding sequences:
- a CDS encoding methyl-accepting chemotaxis protein gives MKKWSLRKRIGVGFGLLCLTLIVLGSFALVRLRVVGRHASDVSSLFTKQGALATEVLARANAVAISARGYDVTSDDTHWQVVESDLEHTRAAVKAIEAFSRAHGELTSLRDGLATALPAFQRYQTTLAEFRESTLAFQAQWNELVPAGGRLFEAIMAVTTQLEQASTELAKGGSAAAVHENVVLMKLLADAFRDAAEVRMSCWRVVGTQDPQHAVAANARAKVAALKLLQLKERSRSAAIVARLDEAIAALRTYEQGTLRLKDAIDHKLAARDARTTAYGVFAAAVKTIQQGSTNLVDAGATDTTARVSSLMVLLVIGGAVAVVIGIATAVIVTRQTNRVLSHVAQILSENSEQTASSSDQVSSASQTLANGASEQAASLEETSASLEELSSMTKRNVESAEQAKTLSDQTRLAAETGAKDMRQMEAAMDAIKTSSDGIAKIIKAIDEIAFQTNILALNAAVEAARAGEAGMGFAVVADEVRNLAQRSAHASKETAQKIEEAISNSEAGVRISHAVAKSLGEIVEKARRMDTLVGEIVLASTEQSQGLTQVNTAVGQMDRVTQSNASSAEETAAAAEQLKEQASVLRTNVAELLALVHGVNEQTAALAQTRRAEPVAGAAGKPARIASQAAPRSKPAPHARSTPELTFEDVDPRHGASHRNGNKSAGADLNFEDFTSRPTSRVNATNGRGRNGSH, from the coding sequence ATGAAGAAATGGAGTCTCCGCAAACGCATCGGAGTCGGCTTCGGCCTGCTCTGCCTCACCTTGATCGTGCTCGGCAGCTTCGCCCTCGTGCGCCTGCGCGTCGTCGGCCGCCACGCCAGCGATGTCAGCTCGCTCTTCACCAAGCAGGGCGCGCTGGCCACCGAAGTGCTGGCGCGCGCCAACGCCGTGGCGATCAGCGCCCGCGGGTACGACGTCACTTCGGACGACACCCATTGGCAGGTCGTGGAGAGTGATCTCGAGCACACGCGGGCGGCGGTGAAGGCGATCGAAGCCTTCAGCCGCGCGCACGGGGAACTCACCAGTCTGCGCGACGGTCTCGCCACCGCCTTGCCCGCCTTCCAGCGCTATCAGACCACGCTCGCGGAGTTCCGGGAGTCCACTCTCGCCTTCCAGGCGCAGTGGAACGAGCTCGTCCCCGCCGGGGGCCGGTTGTTCGAGGCAATCATGGCCGTCACCACCCAACTGGAGCAGGCCAGCACCGAACTCGCCAAGGGTGGTTCCGCCGCGGCCGTCCATGAGAACGTGGTGCTGATGAAGCTCCTGGCCGACGCTTTCCGCGATGCGGCCGAAGTCCGCATGTCGTGCTGGCGCGTGGTTGGCACGCAGGATCCGCAGCACGCGGTCGCAGCGAACGCCCGCGCAAAAGTCGCGGCGTTGAAGCTCCTGCAACTGAAGGAGCGCTCCCGCAGCGCCGCGATCGTCGCACGGCTGGACGAAGCCATCGCGGCCCTGCGGACCTACGAGCAAGGCACCCTCAGGCTGAAGGACGCCATCGACCACAAACTCGCGGCCCGCGACGCGCGGACCACCGCCTATGGCGTGTTCGCCGCCGCGGTGAAAACCATTCAGCAAGGCTCGACCAACCTCGTGGATGCCGGCGCGACCGATACCACCGCACGCGTCAGCAGCCTCATGGTGCTCCTCGTCATCGGCGGCGCGGTGGCCGTCGTCATCGGAATCGCCACGGCCGTCATCGTCACCCGCCAGACGAACCGCGTGCTTTCGCATGTCGCCCAGATACTCTCCGAGAACTCCGAGCAGACCGCGTCCTCGTCCGACCAGGTTTCAAGCGCCAGCCAGACCCTCGCCAACGGCGCCAGCGAACAGGCCGCCAGTCTCGAGGAAACGAGCGCCTCGCTCGAGGAGCTCTCCAGCATGACCAAACGCAACGTGGAGAGCGCCGAGCAGGCGAAGACATTGTCGGACCAGACGCGGCTCGCCGCCGAGACCGGCGCGAAGGACATGCGCCAGATGGAGGCGGCCATGGACGCCATCAAGACCTCCTCCGACGGCATCGCGAAGATTATCAAGGCCATCGACGAGATCGCGTTCCAGACGAACATCCTCGCGCTCAATGCGGCGGTCGAGGCCGCCCGCGCCGGCGAGGCCGGCATGGGTTTCGCCGTGGTCGCCGACGAGGTGCGCAACCTGGCCCAGCGTTCCGCGCACGCCTCCAAGGAGACCGCGCAGAAGATCGAGGAGGCGATCAGCAACAGCGAAGCCGGTGTCCGCATCTCGCACGCCGTGGCCAAATCGCTCGGCGAAATCGTCGAGAAGGCGCGCCGGATGGACACGCTCGTCGGCGAGATCGTCCTCGCCTCCACCGAGCAGAGCCAGGGGCTCACGCAGGTGAACACCGCAGTGGGTCAGATGGACCGCGTGACGCAGTCGAACGCCAGCAGCGCCGAGGAGACCGCGGCCGCGGCCGAACAGCTCAAGGAGCAGGCGTCGGTCCTGCGCACCAACGTCGCCGAGCTGCTGGCACTGGTCCACGGCGTGAATGAGCAGACCGCTGCGTTGGCGCAGACCCGACGGGCGGAGCCGGTCGCGGGGGCCGCGGGCAAGCCAGCGCGCATCGCGTCCCAAGCCGCACCCCGTTCGAAGCCAGCCCCGCACGCACGCAGCACGCCCGAACTGACCTTCGAAGATGTCGATCCGCGGCACGGGGCTTCGCACCGCAACGGCAACAAGAGCGCCGGAGCCGACCTGAACTTCGAGGATTTCACCTCGCGCCCCACGTCCCGGGTCAACGCGACCAACGGGCGAGGGCGCAACGGAAGTCACTAA
- a CDS encoding cysteine hydrolase family protein, protein MKPLLLLPAFWTLFSLAATVSAAPQTLVQLGGGQPRASRLSESVVVIIDAQREYLPSGRVPLAGIDAALSEIDRLLQRARAAHVPIIHIQHLSPADSRLFAAGSPGAEFAPGAQPLAGETVIPKQRPSAFAGTTLAESLQRLGRRELILAGAMTHMCVSTTARAAIDHGYHVTVVANACATRDLPDLRGATAPAETVHRVALAELADRFATVVASTTDLPN, encoded by the coding sequence ATGAAACCACTCCTCCTGCTTCCCGCCTTCTGGACCCTGTTCTCCCTCGCCGCCACCGTCTCCGCCGCGCCGCAAACGCTCGTGCAGCTCGGGGGCGGCCAGCCACGCGCCAGCCGGCTCTCCGAGAGTGTGGTCGTGATCATCGATGCGCAGCGCGAGTACCTGCCGAGCGGTCGGGTACCCCTGGCGGGCATCGACGCCGCGTTGTCCGAGATCGACCGCCTCCTGCAGCGGGCCCGGGCCGCCCATGTGCCGATCATCCACATCCAGCACCTGAGCCCCGCGGACAGCCGCCTGTTCGCCGCCGGCTCGCCTGGCGCGGAGTTCGCCCCCGGCGCGCAGCCGCTCGCGGGCGAGACGGTGATCCCCAAGCAGCGGCCGAGCGCCTTCGCCGGCACGACCCTAGCCGAGTCGCTGCAGCGGCTCGGACGCCGTGAACTCATCCTCGCCGGGGCCATGACCCACATGTGCGTGAGCACGACGGCCCGCGCCGCCATCGACCATGGCTATCACGTGACCGTCGTGGCGAACGCCTGCGCCACGCGCGACCTGCCCGACCTGCGGGGCGCGACCGCCCCGGCGGAGACGGTGCACCGCGTGGCCCTAGCAGAACTCGCCGACCGGTTCGCCACGGTCGTTGCGAGCACGACCGACCTCCCGAACTAG
- a CDS encoding LysR substrate-binding domain-containing protein, translated as MPFGYVACWGDMELRHLRYFAVVAETLHFSRAAERLHVTQPALSRQIRDLEGELGVTLLRRHRTQTALTPAGEQFLRRTREILAATEEAVLEVRTLGRSLRVGHYGTLWTDYFGAALRRFSRAHRELSLTPVELTPVDLVAALRRDELDFALVGGVSPRLEREFATRRLCALDAVLALAADHPLAKRRRLTLSDLRDADWVVWDEHAFPGRVDLLRTAAAKAGFTPRVVAGVDSVASMFVAVATSGAVGYVLPMTRKLPHSGVVFARLQPPAICFEMHAAWRRESRHAAVLAELAATLAEGSREGAGLRTPTATAPASGRG; from the coding sequence ATGCCTTTTGGTTATGTCGCCTGCTGGGGGGACATGGAACTGCGGCATCTCCGGTACTTCGCGGTCGTGGCGGAAACGCTTCATTTCTCGCGCGCCGCCGAGCGGCTGCACGTCACGCAGCCTGCGCTCTCGCGCCAGATCCGCGATCTCGAGGGCGAGCTGGGTGTGACGCTCCTGCGCCGCCACCGCACGCAGACGGCGCTGACGCCGGCGGGGGAGCAGTTTCTGCGGCGCACGCGGGAAATCCTGGCCGCGACGGAGGAGGCGGTGCTCGAGGTGCGCACGCTCGGGCGATCGCTGCGGGTGGGGCACTACGGCACGCTGTGGACCGACTACTTCGGGGCCGCGCTGCGGCGATTCTCCCGGGCGCATCGCGAGCTCTCGTTGACTCCGGTGGAGCTGACGCCGGTGGACCTGGTGGCGGCGTTGCGGCGGGACGAACTCGATTTTGCGCTCGTGGGTGGCGTGAGCCCGCGGCTCGAGCGGGAATTCGCCACGCGGCGGCTCTGTGCCCTTGATGCCGTGCTGGCGCTCGCGGCCGACCATCCGCTCGCGAAGCGCCGCCGGCTCACGCTGTCGGACCTGCGCGATGCAGACTGGGTCGTGTGGGACGAGCATGCCTTTCCCGGTCGCGTGGACCTGCTCCGCACCGCGGCCGCCAAGGCGGGGTTCACGCCGCGCGTGGTCGCGGGCGTCGACAGCGTCGCCTCCATGTTCGTCGCCGTCGCGACGAGCGGGGCGGTCGGGTATGTGCTGCCGATGACGCGGAAGCTCCCGCACTCGGGCGTGGTATTCGCGCGGCTCCAGCCGCCGGCCATCTGCTTTGAAATGCATGCGGCGTGGCGACGGGAGTCCCGCCATGCCGCAGTGCTCGCGGAGCTGGCCGCGACCCTGGCCGAGGGTTCGCGCGAGGGTGCCGGCCTGCGGACGCCTACCGCGACGGCTCCTGCTTCAGGCCGCGGATGA
- a CDS encoding N-acetylmuramoyl-L-alanine amidase, with amino-acid sequence MFRPLRSLLRFALFISLVVLALAPASRAASAYEAVRLFGVDYVDVRDVGRRHGLAPQWITARDTLRLRSTWTTLEFTVRRVEARLNGVTVFLSEPVVARLGSLYIARNDAERLFAPILVPRLGPRISPLRTVMIDPGHGGRDPGNQNLRLRLHEKTFTLDIARRLSGLLTAAGFRVVMTRTRDRYVSLEERAALADRHRPDLFISLHFNAFSDRTVSGVETFVMTPLRDRSTPQRERDLEMLRTRFPGNAHDHWNAVIGYQMQRALVMGTHAEDRGLKRFRFSVLRSVSCPAVLVEAGFLSNDTEGRRVADPAHRQRIAEAIATAVKAHRTTRQAASRG; translated from the coding sequence ATGTTTCGTCCCCTTCGTTCCCTTCTTCGCTTCGCGCTCTTCATTTCGTTGGTGGTCCTGGCGCTCGCGCCGGCAAGTCGGGCGGCATCGGCGTACGAGGCGGTGCGGCTGTTTGGGGTCGACTACGTGGATGTCCGCGACGTCGGTCGGCGTCATGGGCTGGCGCCACAGTGGATCACCGCGCGCGACACGCTGCGGCTGCGCAGCACGTGGACGACGCTCGAGTTCACGGTGCGGCGCGTGGAGGCGCGGCTGAACGGCGTGACGGTCTTCCTGAGCGAGCCCGTGGTGGCGCGGCTCGGCTCGCTGTACATCGCGCGCAACGACGCCGAACGATTGTTCGCCCCGATTCTTGTGCCACGACTCGGCCCGCGGATTTCGCCCCTGCGGACGGTCATGATCGATCCCGGGCATGGCGGGCGGGATCCCGGCAACCAGAACCTCCGGCTGCGGCTGCACGAGAAGACGTTCACGCTCGACATCGCCCGCCGGCTCTCGGGCCTGCTCACGGCGGCGGGCTTTCGCGTGGTGATGACCCGCACGCGCGACCGGTACGTCTCGCTCGAGGAGCGCGCCGCGTTGGCGGACCGCCATCGGCCCGATCTGTTCATCAGCCTGCACTTCAACGCGTTTTCGGACCGCACCGTCTCCGGGGTGGAAACGTTCGTGATGACGCCCCTGCGCGACCGCTCGACGCCGCAACGGGAGCGCGACCTGGAGATGCTGCGGACGCGCTTCCCGGGTAACGCGCACGACCACTGGAATGCGGTCATCGGCTACCAGATGCAGCGGGCCTTGGTCATGGGCACGCATGCCGAGGACCGCGGGTTGAAGCGCTTCCGGTTTAGCGTGCTGCGCTCCGTGTCTTGTCCGGCCGTGCTGGTCGAAGCCGGTTTCCTCTCCAACGACACCGAAGGCCGGCGCGTCGCCGATCCCGCTCACCGCCAGCGGATCGCCGAGGCCATCGCGACAGCGGTAAAGGCCCACCGGACGACCCGGCAGGCTGCCAGTCGCGGCTGA
- a CDS encoding VOC family protein, with protein MKNTTTMDAPNATAKPAGCRHTVTPHLVIKNALEALAFYKQAFGATELMAMKAPNGKLVHAEIQIGDSIVMIGEEAPEWGALSPTTLKGTPVTIHLQVPNVDAFIDQAVKAGAKVVMPPSDQFWGDRYGTIDDPFGHRWGVATHLRDVSHEEMANALRQMFGA; from the coding sequence ATGAAGAATACCACCACTATGGACGCGCCGAACGCCACGGCCAAACCCGCCGGCTGCCGCCACACGGTAACGCCGCACCTCGTCATCAAGAACGCGCTCGAGGCGCTCGCGTTCTACAAGCAGGCGTTCGGTGCCACCGAGCTCATGGCGATGAAGGCACCTAACGGGAAGCTCGTGCACGCCGAGATCCAGATCGGAGACTCCATTGTGATGATCGGCGAGGAGGCACCGGAGTGGGGCGCGCTGAGCCCGACCACCCTCAAGGGAACGCCCGTCACGATCCATCTGCAGGTGCCCAACGTGGACGCGTTCATCGACCAGGCGGTGAAGGCCGGCGCCAAGGTCGTGATGCCGCCGTCGGACCAATTCTGGGGCGACCGTTACGGTACGATCGACGATCCGTTCGGCCATCGCTGGGGCGTCGCGACGCATCTCCGGGACGTAAGCCACGAGGAGATGGCGAACGCGTTGCGCCAGATGTTCGGCGCTTGA